From the genome of Eucalyptus grandis isolate ANBG69807.140 chromosome 2, ASM1654582v1, whole genome shotgun sequence, one region includes:
- the LOC104435432 gene encoding putative caffeoyl-CoA O-methyltransferase At1g67980, whose protein sequence is MAESVTKTLLHSQALQQYILDTSVFPREHELLKQLRTATFEKYGHLCELNVPGDEGMFLSMLLKIINAKRTLEIGVFTGYSLLITALALPDDGKITAIDLDKEAYEVGLPFIEKAGVAHKISFIQSDALSALDLMLSQKEFDFVFVDADKSEYRGYHDRVMRLLRIGGVVAYDNTLWYGSVAKGREELPEFLRSRVMEGVASYFYDGHTAIVEFNEFLASDPRVDISQVPIGDGVTLCRRLR, encoded by the exons ATggctgaaagtgtcaccaagaCTCTTCTCCATAGCCAAGCTCTCCAGCAG TACATCTTGGACACGAGCGTGTTCCCGAGGGAGCATGAACTGCTCAAACAACTCAGAACAGCTACGTTTGAGAAGTATGGCCACCT ATGTGAACTAAACGTCCCCGGCGACGAGGGAATGTTCTTATCGATGcttctaaaaataatcaatgcGAAGAGGACACTGGAGATCGGTGTTTTCACGGGGTACTCTCTTCTGATTACTGCGCTTGCACTACCTGATGATGGCAAG ATAACAGCCATAGACTTGGACAAAGAAGCGTATGAAGTTGGATTGCCATTCATTGAAAAAGCTGGAGTGGCTCACAAGATCAGCTTCATCCAGTCAGACGCCCTCTCAGCACTGGACCTGATGCTTAGTCAAAAG GAGTTCGACTTTGTGTTTGTGGACGCCGACAAGTCGGAGTACCGCGGCTACCACGACCGTGTGATGAGGCTCCTGAGAATCGGGGGCGTCGTCGCATATGACAACACGTTGTGGTACGGCTCCGTGGCCAAGGGCCGGGAGGAGCTGCCGGAGTTCCTCAGGAGCCGAGTGATGGAGGGCGTCGCCAGCTACTTCTACGACGGCCACACCGCAATCGTGGAGTTCAACGAGTTCTTAGCTTCCGACCCGCGAGTCGACATCTCTCAAGTCCCCATCGGAGATGGAGTCACCTTGTGTAGACGCCTGCGGTAG